The following coding sequences lie in one Arthrobacter sp. SLBN-122 genomic window:
- a CDS encoding iron-siderophore ABC transporter substrate-binding protein — protein MTSPLFPGPLSTRRTLFSSAGKAAAVLAAATLTLSACSTGPASPVSDATSSSSSPAFPVTIEHVYGKTTIDKQPTRVATVSWVNDDVAIALGVVPVGVPKNEWGGNDKGSTPWKDAALEKLGAGFGSAKAPAQYSEADGINFTEIAKLSPDVILAAYSGLSEEDYKKLSEIAPVVAHPEVAYGTSWQDSTAIIGKALGKETDATKLVSDTEATLKDKVSQYPQIQGKSFIYGNLEPAKGDGVNVYTANDNRPRFLTEIGMTLAPVVADNSKGSKEFYLAWSAEKANELQSDIFVTWVPDASTTDAIKADPLLGQIPAIKNGALVADSDNTLTLSISASSPLSLPWSLDTFLPQLASAADAVK, from the coding sequence GTGACATCCCCCCTCTTTCCCGGCCCCCTTTCCACCCGCCGGACCCTCTTCTCTTCCGCAGGCAAGGCCGCAGCAGTGCTGGCGGCGGCCACGCTCACGCTTTCCGCGTGCAGCACGGGGCCCGCCTCACCGGTTTCGGATGCAACCAGTTCCAGCAGCAGCCCCGCCTTCCCGGTGACCATCGAGCACGTGTACGGCAAGACCACCATCGACAAGCAGCCCACCCGCGTTGCCACCGTCTCCTGGGTGAATGACGACGTCGCTATCGCCCTCGGCGTGGTGCCCGTGGGGGTTCCCAAGAACGAGTGGGGCGGCAATGACAAGGGCTCCACCCCCTGGAAGGACGCGGCGCTCGAAAAGCTGGGGGCCGGATTTGGTTCGGCCAAGGCTCCCGCCCAGTACTCGGAGGCGGACGGCATCAACTTCACCGAAATCGCCAAGCTCAGCCCGGACGTCATCCTCGCCGCCTACTCAGGCCTCAGCGAGGAGGACTACAAGAAGCTCAGCGAGATCGCCCCCGTGGTGGCCCACCCGGAGGTGGCCTACGGAACCTCCTGGCAGGACTCCACCGCCATCATCGGCAAGGCCCTGGGCAAGGAAACGGACGCCACCAAGCTCGTCTCCGATACCGAGGCAACCCTCAAGGACAAGGTTTCCCAGTACCCGCAGATCCAGGGCAAGAGCTTCATCTACGGCAACCTGGAGCCGGCCAAGGGTGACGGCGTCAACGTCTACACCGCCAACGACAACCGTCCGCGCTTCCTGACCGAAATCGGCATGACCCTCGCGCCGGTAGTAGCTGACAACTCCAAGGGATCCAAGGAGTTCTACCTGGCCTGGTCCGCGGAGAAGGCTAACGAACTGCAGTCGGACATCTTTGTCACCTGGGTTCCCGATGCCTCCACCACGGACGCCATCAAGGCCGATCCGCTGCTCGGGCAGATTCCGGCCATCAAGAACGGCGCGCTGGTGGCCGATTCGGACAACACCCTGACCCTTTCCATCTCGGCCTCGTCGCCGCTGAGCCTGCCGTGGTCCCTGGACACGTTCCTGCCGCAGCTGGCCAGCGCCGCGGATGCAGTGAAGTAG
- a CDS encoding siderophore-interacting protein gives MKTRDNAPAQPVTAQPMSLAFEVTVSSVQQLSPTFRRITFGGYSLRDFGVHGHTLDLRIKLLIPSLAPDGSQLPLPAFHTGQAGWYRDWLAMDPEVRGSMRTYTVREARLDGVYPEIDVDFVMHLDGPDSTGPAAGWALNARPGDALTIIGPNNRAAHCVTAETYSGIEWRPGLAQRILLAGDETAVPAISAILGTLPAYMSGHAFLEVPQAGDFLELHSPADIEITWLARGATIGRSRPHGQLLQEAVRKAVPEPGWVGIRTDDGGAGPEPEDVNVDTDILWETPARLETADISATKNPAMPAGAMPFYAWIAGEAAVIKDLRRYLVRDVGMDRKQVAFMGYWRKGKAEG, from the coding sequence ATGAAGACCCGCGACAACGCACCTGCCCAGCCTGTGACCGCCCAGCCGATGAGCCTTGCCTTCGAGGTGACCGTATCCTCCGTCCAGCAGCTCAGCCCCACGTTCCGGAGGATCACGTTCGGAGGCTACTCGCTGCGTGATTTCGGCGTCCACGGCCATACCCTGGACCTCCGGATCAAGCTCCTGATTCCGTCCCTGGCCCCGGACGGCTCACAGTTGCCGCTGCCTGCGTTCCACACGGGCCAGGCCGGGTGGTACCGCGACTGGCTTGCGATGGACCCGGAAGTGCGTGGCTCCATGCGGACCTACACCGTCCGCGAGGCACGGCTGGACGGGGTGTACCCCGAGATCGACGTCGACTTCGTGATGCACCTCGACGGGCCGGACAGCACCGGACCCGCCGCCGGCTGGGCCCTCAACGCCCGGCCCGGCGACGCCCTCACCATCATCGGCCCCAACAACCGCGCCGCCCATTGCGTCACCGCGGAGACCTACTCCGGCATCGAATGGCGTCCCGGCCTGGCCCAGCGCATCCTGCTTGCCGGCGACGAGACCGCCGTCCCGGCCATCTCCGCCATCCTCGGAACGCTCCCGGCGTACATGAGCGGGCACGCATTCCTTGAGGTTCCGCAGGCCGGCGACTTCCTGGAGCTCCACTCCCCGGCCGACATCGAAATCACCTGGCTGGCCCGCGGCGCCACCATCGGCCGCTCCCGGCCCCACGGCCAACTCCTGCAGGAGGCCGTGCGCAAAGCCGTCCCCGAGCCGGGCTGGGTGGGCATCAGAACGGACGACGGCGGCGCAGGGCCCGAGCCCGAGGACGTCAACGTGGACACGGACATCCTTTGGGAGACGCCCGCCCGCCTGGAGACCGCGGACATCAGCGCCACCAAGAACCCCGCCATGCCCGCGGGCGCCATGCCCTTCTACGCCTGGATAGCCGGCGAAGCAGCCGTCATCAAGGACCTGCGGCGCTACCTGGTGCGCGACGTGGGGATGGACCGGAAACAGGTGGCCTTCATGGGTTACTGGCGGAAGGGCAAAGCCGAAGGCTAG
- a CDS encoding SGNH/GDSL hydrolase family protein, translated as MDFSSRFVALGDSFTEGVGDDDPTRPNGVRGWADRVAEQLCAADPDFGYANLAIRGRKLRQILAEQVDSAVELNPTLVSIYAGANDILRPRVDIDDLLVEYNDAVGKLAATGATVVMFTGFDARGSKVFGTMRGRTAIYNELVRGIAGDHGALLVDYWRFSEYYDWGMWAHDRMHMSAAGHANMAKRVLEVLKYDHSIDIPPMSPVPELSGADALRANAQWFREYAAPWVVRRVTGKSSGDNLQPKYPTFTRL; from the coding sequence ATGGATTTTTCTTCCCGGTTCGTGGCCCTTGGCGACTCATTCACCGAAGGCGTCGGAGACGACGACCCCACACGCCCCAACGGTGTTCGCGGCTGGGCAGACCGGGTGGCAGAGCAGCTCTGCGCCGCCGATCCTGACTTCGGCTACGCCAACCTGGCCATCCGCGGCCGGAAGCTCCGCCAGATCCTGGCCGAGCAGGTGGACTCCGCCGTCGAACTCAACCCCACGCTGGTGAGCATCTATGCCGGTGCCAACGACATCCTTCGCCCGCGCGTGGACATCGATGACCTCCTGGTGGAGTACAACGACGCGGTTGGGAAGCTGGCTGCCACCGGTGCCACCGTTGTCATGTTCACCGGTTTCGATGCCCGGGGTTCAAAGGTTTTTGGCACGATGCGCGGCCGTACCGCCATTTACAACGAGCTGGTCCGGGGAATCGCGGGCGACCACGGCGCGCTGCTGGTGGATTACTGGCGCTTCAGCGAGTACTACGACTGGGGCATGTGGGCGCACGACCGGATGCACATGTCCGCTGCCGGGCACGCCAACATGGCCAAGCGGGTCCTCGAGGTCCTTAAATACGACCACTCCATCGACATCCCGCCGATGTCCCCGGTCCCGGAGTTGAGCGGTGCCGATGCCCTGCGTGCCAACGCCCAGTGGTTCCGCGAGTACGCGGCTCCGTGGGTGGTCCGGCGCGTAACCGGTAAGTCGTCCGGGGACAACCTGCAGCCGAAGTACCCCACGTTCACGCGGCTGTAG
- a CDS encoding FecCD family ABC transporter permease — translation MSTTTACPVTGTGTPVPAKGAAAPRRGDASGTKRTAWLVAAVVVLVLVAGASLAVGARDVALGDVWQALAAFDPTNGDHAVVQARIPRTLLGLLAGGALGLAGAAMQGVARNPLADPGIIGVNAGAALAVVIGIYVFGVASFSGYVWFAFLGAAAAAVVVYLIASLGRDGATPVKLALAGAALSAGLSSLMNVILVSSQDTLDRFRFWQVGGIAGRDWTVLLPGLPFLAAGALLVLLAGRTLNGLALGDDVARGLGQRVGASRAVVALGIVLLCGTATALAGPIGFVGLVVPHAVRFLTGPDYRWILPFSLVLAPVLLMGADILGRVVLLPGEVPAGIMTALVGAPVFVWLIRRGKGAGL, via the coding sequence ATGAGTACGACGACGGCATGTCCGGTCACGGGCACCGGCACCCCGGTGCCGGCCAAGGGAGCCGCTGCCCCCCGCCGCGGCGATGCTTCGGGAACGAAGCGCACCGCCTGGCTGGTTGCCGCCGTCGTCGTGCTGGTGCTGGTGGCCGGAGCATCGCTGGCCGTGGGGGCGCGGGACGTTGCCCTGGGTGATGTCTGGCAGGCCCTCGCCGCGTTCGATCCCACGAACGGTGACCATGCCGTGGTCCAGGCCCGCATCCCGCGCACGCTCCTGGGCCTGCTGGCCGGGGGCGCCCTGGGCCTGGCCGGTGCCGCGATGCAGGGAGTCGCCCGCAATCCGCTGGCCGATCCCGGCATCATTGGCGTCAATGCCGGAGCTGCCCTGGCCGTGGTCATCGGAATCTACGTCTTCGGCGTGGCCAGCTTCTCCGGCTACGTCTGGTTCGCCTTTCTCGGGGCCGCCGCTGCCGCCGTCGTGGTGTACCTCATCGCCTCGCTGGGCAGGGATGGTGCCACTCCGGTAAAACTCGCGCTGGCGGGGGCCGCGCTCAGCGCCGGACTGTCCTCGCTCATGAATGTCATCCTGGTCTCCAGCCAGGACACCCTGGACAGGTTCCGCTTCTGGCAGGTGGGCGGCATCGCGGGCCGTGACTGGACCGTGCTTCTGCCCGGACTGCCGTTCCTGGCCGCCGGTGCCCTCCTCGTGCTGCTGGCCGGCCGGACCCTCAACGGCCTGGCCCTGGGGGACGACGTGGCCCGGGGACTTGGCCAGCGGGTTGGGGCGTCCCGCGCCGTGGTGGCCCTTGGCATCGTCCTGCTGTGCGGTACGGCTACCGCGCTGGCGGGGCCCATCGGCTTCGTGGGCCTGGTGGTACCGCATGCCGTGCGCTTCCTGACCGGCCCCGACTACCGCTGGATCCTGCCCTTTTCCCTGGTGCTGGCCCCCGTCCTGCTGATGGGTGCCGACATCCTTGGGCGGGTGGTCCTGCTTCCGGGCGAAGTCCCAGCCGGCATCATGACCGCCCTGGTGGGTGCGCCGGTGTTCGTATGGCTGATCCGCCGCGGAAAGGGGGCCGGGCTGTGA
- a CDS encoding YciI family protein, translating to MYVVSLTYRVPQEIVDFHNDAHIAWLQKAFDDGVFIAAGRKIPRTGGLLLSQSERETLDASLAQDPFYVNGVADFEVLEFHAGRVAPGFENLLDTPPAQTS from the coding sequence ATGTATGTTGTCTCCCTCACCTACCGCGTGCCGCAGGAGATCGTGGACTTCCACAACGACGCCCACATCGCCTGGCTGCAGAAGGCGTTCGACGACGGCGTCTTCATTGCGGCCGGCCGCAAGATCCCCCGCACCGGAGGACTGCTGCTCTCGCAGTCGGAACGGGAAACCCTGGACGCGAGCCTGGCGCAGGACCCGTTCTACGTCAACGGCGTGGCCGACTTTGAGGTGTTGGAATTCCACGCCGGCCGGGTGGCCCCGGGGTTCGAAAACCTGTTGGACACCCCGCCCGCACAAACCAGCTAG
- a CDS encoding ABC transporter ATP-binding protein: MAVLEAQDLTLTYGQRCVVDGLSVRIPAGKVTMIVGANACGKSTLLRGLSRLLKPSGGAVTLDGRDIHTRPARELARTLGLLPQHPTAPDGITVRDLVGRGRYPHQGFFRSWSEKDDAAVQGALKATGTLDLAGRDVDELSGGQRQRAWIAMALAQETDVLLLDEPTTYLDLAHQVEVLDLVTDLNRRHGTTVAIVLHDLNLAARYADNVIAMKDGAVAAVGSPREVVTEELVRDVFGLESRVIPDPVSATPLIIPIGRHHVPANDLELVS; this comes from the coding sequence GTGGCAGTTCTCGAAGCCCAGGACCTGACGCTCACCTACGGCCAGCGCTGTGTGGTGGACGGGCTCAGTGTCCGGATTCCCGCGGGCAAGGTGACCATGATCGTGGGGGCAAACGCCTGCGGAAAGTCCACCCTGCTCCGCGGACTGTCCCGGCTCCTGAAGCCCTCCGGCGGCGCCGTGACCCTCGACGGCAGGGACATCCATACCCGGCCCGCCCGCGAACTGGCCCGGACCCTCGGCCTGCTTCCCCAGCACCCCACCGCACCGGATGGCATCACCGTCCGCGACCTGGTGGGACGCGGGCGCTACCCGCACCAGGGTTTCTTCCGGAGTTGGAGTGAAAAGGACGACGCCGCCGTGCAGGGTGCGCTGAAAGCCACCGGAACGCTGGACCTGGCCGGGCGCGACGTGGACGAACTGTCCGGCGGCCAGCGGCAGCGGGCCTGGATTGCGATGGCGCTGGCCCAGGAAACCGACGTCCTGCTGCTGGACGAACCCACCACCTACCTCGACCTGGCCCACCAGGTGGAGGTTCTGGACCTGGTCACGGACCTGAACCGCAGGCACGGCACCACCGTGGCCATCGTCCTGCACGATCTGAACCTGGCCGCGCGCTACGCCGACAACGTCATCGCCATGAAGGACGGTGCCGTGGCGGCAGTGGGGTCCCCGCGCGAGGTGGTGACGGAAGAATTGGTCCGCGACGTCTTCGGCCTGGAGAGCAGGGTCATCCCGGACCCCGTCTCGGCCACCCCGCTGATCATTCCCATCGGCCGCCACCACGTCCCCGCCAACGATCTGGAGCTCGTTTCATGA
- a CDS encoding SGNH/GDSL hydrolase family protein, translating into MARDSLLPDSGRRVFVALGDSFTEGVGDRDERLPNGVRGWADRVAEKLAKAQPGWKYANLAVRSKRLRHIIDEQLEPALQMRPTLVTLYAGGNDILDLKTDMAALMADYERFVARLAGTGATVVLFTGFDVKVSALLEPLKKRNTYYNQRVREIADQYGAVLVDYWCLDAFHDRRMWDSDRLHMSKAGHKYLAGQVLDQLGVPHKIKPRDWEQPPRLGLREWERRQRRWVHDWVLPLFGRKLRGVTLGDTLSPRWPGPVKVPRKGGLKKVAAELPDGGSPP; encoded by the coding sequence GTGGCGCGTGATTCCTTGCTCCCTGACTCCGGGCGGCGGGTCTTTGTTGCCCTTGGCGACTCCTTCACCGAAGGGGTGGGGGACCGGGATGAGCGGCTGCCCAATGGCGTGCGGGGGTGGGCCGACCGGGTGGCCGAGAAACTCGCCAAGGCACAGCCGGGGTGGAAGTACGCCAACCTGGCCGTCCGAAGCAAACGGCTGCGGCACATTATCGACGAGCAACTGGAACCGGCACTGCAGATGCGGCCAACCCTGGTCACCCTCTACGCCGGCGGAAACGACATCCTGGACCTGAAGACGGACATGGCAGCACTCATGGCGGACTACGAACGGTTTGTTGCCCGGCTCGCCGGCACCGGTGCCACGGTGGTCCTCTTCACCGGATTCGACGTCAAGGTTTCCGCGCTCCTGGAGCCGTTGAAGAAGCGCAACACCTATTACAACCAGCGGGTGCGGGAGATCGCGGACCAGTACGGCGCGGTGCTGGTGGACTACTGGTGCCTGGACGCCTTCCACGACCGGCGCATGTGGGACTCGGACCGGCTCCACATGTCCAAAGCGGGGCACAAATACCTGGCCGGGCAGGTGCTGGACCAACTGGGTGTGCCGCACAAGATCAAGCCCAGGGACTGGGAGCAGCCGCCCCGGCTCGGCCTGCGGGAGTGGGAGCGGCGCCAGCGGCGCTGGGTCCACGACTGGGTGCTGCCGCTCTTTGGCCGCAAGCTCCGCGGCGTAACGCTGGGGGATACGCTCAGCCCGCGCTGGCCCGGGCCGGTGAAGGTCCCGCGGAAAGGCGGGCTGAAGAAGGTCGCCGCGGAATTGCCCGACGGCGGCAGCCCACCCTAG
- a CDS encoding FBP domain-containing protein: MQSVTPQQIRSSFVNASRSEAAKLTLPRNFDSLDWDNLEFLGWRDQKMPLRGYLVVPGPKGLTGMMLRAPEGGARKKRSVLCELCRDVFSKEDVLLWVAKRAGQSGRDGNTVGTLICADFLCCGNVRKEPPVNEINPDPAAVVERQIQGLQDRTAQFLARVQAK, translated from the coding sequence ATGCAATCAGTCACGCCCCAACAGATCCGTTCATCTTTCGTCAACGCCAGCCGCTCGGAAGCCGCGAAGCTCACCCTGCCCAGGAACTTCGACTCCCTCGACTGGGACAACCTGGAGTTCCTGGGATGGCGCGACCAGAAGATGCCGCTCCGGGGCTACCTGGTGGTTCCCGGGCCCAAAGGCCTCACGGGAATGATGCTCCGGGCACCCGAAGGAGGGGCACGAAAGAAGCGCTCCGTGCTGTGCGAGCTCTGCCGCGACGTGTTTTCGAAGGAGGACGTGCTCCTCTGGGTCGCCAAGCGCGCCGGCCAGTCCGGACGCGACGGCAACACCGTGGGCACTCTGATCTGCGCCGACTTCCTCTGCTGCGGCAACGTCCGCAAGGAACCCCCGGTCAACGAGATCAACCCCGACCCGGCTGCCGTGGTGGAGCGCCAGATCCAGGGTCTGCAGGACCGCACGGCCCAGTTCCTGGCCAGGGTGCAGGCCAAATAA
- a CDS encoding CBM96 family carbohydrate-binding protein — MLVSLAVVGSVANAVGALTFAPTADTYVQADRPTENFGTSVRWSTEGRTSIARNSLLRFNVQVPAGEHIVSAKLRAYSEAAATSTEFVDVYTTSGAWTETGVTWNNAPARGTWLGKTGGFSNGAWVEWDVTRGVTATGGEQNFRLESGVQKWLGFKSNQALDAALRPKLVITTEADVVVANPTPTPTPTPTPAPTDPSGAQAATTQNWGAPVAGDEFNYTGAPDATKWSVYNSAGHAGKGIRSPQQVKVDGSKMVMNGTPDGTTAGMSAKFARQKYGRWEVRAAGSGDNEYHMVSILWPDSGNWPCDGEVDYAETSGDWNVIKFFQHFSCSNSQTRASKTLDVSQFHNYAVDWSPAGMVGYVDGVKWFEDNDPTHQPPGSMHQTLQLDWFPDSTADGAGEMRVDWVRVYPAAGAAGLSPAPTPTPTSSPAPTSSPTPAPTTPPSGDSFEFAAVGDMNPAGNTSTSSASGKNAASIIGGLNDGSLDNFLAIGDFQYDKGTCSTLGAWNTLWGGLKAKTYWTTGPNHDLEPGVNDDVDRFMDGQCVSTTKSATSTTLGRFQDAMEWYSFDKGNWHILVAPTATWRYNASRAQAMTAEMDADLKAAKAAGKHLAAVYHDPYFTSNTSSHTRFTQAKPWIDMFWNNRVKVLLSGSQHNYERTCPVNNADQCVPDGMQQFQVSTGGIGLRSFTSDPAYIQRKFSDTWGHLRMSLKADGSYTWEFRPVQGGMQTDSGSRTP, encoded by the coding sequence ATGCTCGTTTCGCTCGCGGTAGTGGGCAGCGTGGCCAACGCGGTTGGAGCGCTGACATTCGCGCCGACCGCCGACACTTACGTTCAGGCCGACCGGCCAACAGAGAACTTCGGGACCAGCGTCCGATGGTCCACGGAGGGCCGGACAAGCATCGCGCGGAACAGTCTGCTGCGGTTCAACGTCCAGGTCCCTGCCGGGGAGCACATCGTCTCGGCAAAGCTGCGGGCCTACTCCGAGGCGGCGGCAACATCGACTGAGTTTGTGGATGTTTACACCACGAGCGGGGCATGGACCGAAACGGGCGTCACCTGGAACAACGCGCCGGCGCGCGGGACCTGGCTGGGCAAGACCGGCGGGTTCTCCAACGGCGCCTGGGTGGAATGGGACGTCACCAGGGGCGTCACCGCCACCGGCGGTGAGCAGAACTTCAGGCTGGAATCCGGCGTTCAGAAGTGGCTGGGCTTCAAATCGAACCAGGCCTTGGACGCAGCGCTCCGCCCCAAGCTGGTGATCACCACCGAGGCTGACGTGGTGGTGGCGAACCCCACCCCGACGCCGACCCCCACCCCCACACCTGCGCCCACTGATCCGAGTGGTGCCCAGGCTGCCACCACGCAGAACTGGGGCGCTCCCGTCGCCGGGGACGAGTTCAATTACACCGGAGCCCCGGACGCAACCAAATGGAGCGTCTACAACAGCGCAGGACACGCCGGCAAGGGCATCCGCAGCCCACAGCAGGTAAAAGTGGACGGCTCCAAAATGGTCATGAACGGAACACCCGACGGGACAACCGCCGGCATGTCCGCGAAGTTCGCCCGCCAGAAGTACGGGCGGTGGGAGGTCCGCGCCGCCGGGTCGGGCGACAACGAATACCACATGGTCTCGATCCTGTGGCCGGACAGCGGGAACTGGCCTTGCGACGGTGAAGTGGATTACGCGGAAACATCGGGCGACTGGAACGTCATCAAGTTCTTCCAGCACTTCTCCTGCAGCAACTCCCAGACCAGGGCCAGCAAGACGCTGGACGTCTCCCAGTTCCACAACTACGCCGTGGACTGGTCCCCCGCCGGGATGGTCGGTTACGTGGATGGCGTGAAGTGGTTCGAGGACAACGACCCCACCCACCAGCCGCCAGGCAGCATGCACCAGACGCTGCAGCTGGATTGGTTCCCGGATTCCACTGCTGACGGTGCAGGGGAAATGCGCGTGGACTGGGTACGTGTTTACCCGGCTGCAGGCGCGGCCGGCCTGAGCCCGGCGCCTACCCCCACCCCGACGTCCAGCCCGGCGCCTACCTCTAGCCCGACCCCGGCGCCTACCACTCCGCCGTCGGGTGATTCTTTCGAATTCGCGGCCGTTGGCGACATGAACCCTGCAGGAAATACGTCGACGAGCTCGGCGTCCGGTAAGAATGCTGCAAGCATCATCGGCGGCCTCAACGACGGTTCGTTGGATAATTTCCTCGCAATCGGGGACTTCCAGTACGACAAGGGGACCTGCTCGACGCTGGGGGCATGGAACACGCTGTGGGGCGGCTTGAAGGCCAAGACGTACTGGACCACGGGCCCCAACCACGACCTGGAGCCGGGTGTAAATGATGACGTGGACCGGTTCATGGACGGCCAATGCGTGAGTACCACCAAGTCCGCTACCAGCACTACTCTGGGCCGGTTCCAGGATGCCATGGAGTGGTATTCGTTCGATAAGGGCAACTGGCACATCCTGGTGGCGCCCACCGCAACGTGGCGGTACAACGCGTCCCGGGCGCAGGCCATGACCGCGGAAATGGACGCTGACCTGAAGGCGGCCAAGGCCGCCGGGAAACATCTGGCTGCCGTCTACCATGACCCATATTTCACCTCCAACACGTCCAGCCACACCCGCTTCACCCAGGCGAAGCCTTGGATCGACATGTTCTGGAACAACCGGGTGAAAGTGTTGCTGTCCGGCTCCCAGCACAACTATGAGCGGACCTGCCCTGTGAACAACGCGGACCAATGCGTACCGGACGGCATGCAGCAGTTCCAGGTGTCCACTGGCGGTATCGGCCTCCGCTCGTTCACCAGCGACCCGGCCTACATCCAGCGGAAGTTCAGCGACACCTGGGGCCACCTGAGGATGAGCTTGAAGGCTGACGGCTCCTACACTTGGGAGTTCCGTCCGGTCCAGGGAGGGATGCAGACCGACAGCGGGTCACGGACACCATGA
- a CDS encoding FecCD family ABC transporter permease — MEQRRGRPHLNRTAVLAAAVVLLFFASVLLGSYTVTIPDLFTIVVNHVSGGAKIPGASFIVMENKLPRAVTGTMIGIAFGLAGALFQTMLRNPLASPDVIGISSGASAAAVTAIVIFGASGAVVSAAAFVGALAVAALIHGISSGGAVRGTGRGNAAGNRLVLAGIGIAAALHAVVSFLMTRADIRTAADVLVWLNGSLNSANWDRAGVLFLALVVLVPAVVVVAGPLRILELGDDAAGGLGVRVNGARLALVLIAVALAAVATAAAGPVSFVAFLAGPIARRFACKASLPASALVGALIVLAADFVAANLAPLFLDGTVLPVGVATGALGAPFLLWLLVTANRKDS; from the coding sequence ATGGAGCAACGCCGGGGACGCCCGCACCTGAACCGGACCGCCGTGTTGGCAGCCGCCGTGGTGCTCCTGTTCTTCGCGTCTGTGCTGCTGGGCAGCTACACGGTGACCATCCCGGACCTCTTCACCATCGTGGTCAACCATGTGAGCGGCGGTGCGAAAATTCCCGGCGCCAGCTTCATCGTGATGGAGAACAAGCTTCCGCGGGCCGTCACCGGCACCATGATCGGAATCGCCTTCGGGCTGGCCGGCGCACTGTTCCAGACCATGCTGCGGAACCCGCTCGCCAGCCCTGACGTCATCGGCATCAGTTCCGGCGCCAGTGCAGCCGCCGTGACCGCCATTGTCATTTTCGGCGCCTCCGGTGCTGTTGTTTCCGCGGCGGCGTTCGTGGGCGCGCTGGCCGTGGCCGCCCTGATCCATGGGATCTCCAGCGGCGGGGCTGTCCGCGGGACCGGGCGGGGGAATGCCGCGGGAAACCGGCTGGTCCTGGCCGGTATCGGGATCGCGGCCGCCCTGCACGCCGTGGTCAGTTTCCTGATGACCCGCGCCGACATCCGCACCGCCGCCGACGTCCTGGTCTGGCTCAACGGATCCTTGAACTCCGCCAACTGGGACCGGGCCGGAGTCCTGTTCCTGGCGCTCGTGGTGCTGGTTCCCGCCGTCGTGGTCGTTGCCGGTCCGCTGCGCATCCTGGAACTGGGCGACGATGCCGCGGGCGGATTGGGCGTGCGCGTCAACGGGGCCCGCCTGGCATTGGTGCTCATTGCGGTGGCGCTCGCGGCCGTGGCGACCGCGGCCGCCGGCCCGGTCTCATTCGTCGCCTTCCTCGCCGGTCCCATCGCCCGCCGCTTCGCCTGCAAAGCCAGCCTGCCGGCGTCGGCTCTGGTGGGTGCCCTGATTGTCCTGGCGGCGGACTTCGTCGCCGCGAACCTCGCCCCGCTGTTCCTGGACGGCACCGTCCTGCCGGTGGGTGTGGCCACCGGCGCGCTCGGCGCCCCGTTCCTGCTGTGGCTCCTGGTCACGGCCAACCGAAAGGATTCCTGA
- a CDS encoding MarR family winged helix-turn-helix transcriptional regulator produces MTESRWLTADERRAWLALVSINTLLPAALDTRLHAAGKLSLFDYTVLAMLSEAEDRFLPMSELAARSSASLSRLSHVVTKLQKRGWVERRPHPHDARVTTVHLTEEGMATIVGLAPGHVEDVRDLFLDALTEQDVLDLARIGEKVVGRLDKDHWILRETQPDPAI; encoded by the coding sequence ATGACCGAATCCCGCTGGCTCACCGCTGACGAACGCCGCGCCTGGTTGGCGCTGGTGAGCATCAATACGCTGCTGCCCGCGGCGCTCGACACCAGGCTGCATGCAGCGGGGAAGCTGTCCCTCTTCGACTACACGGTCCTGGCCATGTTGTCCGAGGCCGAGGACCGGTTCCTGCCCATGAGCGAACTCGCTGCGCGCAGCAGCGCTTCACTGTCCCGCCTGTCGCACGTGGTCACCAAGCTGCAGAAGCGCGGCTGGGTGGAACGGCGTCCCCACCCCCACGATGCAAGGGTGACCACAGTACACCTCACCGAGGAGGGCATGGCCACCATCGTCGGGCTGGCCCCGGGCCACGTGGAGGACGTGCGCGACCTGTTCCTCGACGCCCTGACGGAGCAGGATGTGCTGGACCTGGCCCGGATCGGCGAAAAAGTGGTGGGACGCCTGGACAAGGACCACTGGATCCTGCGCGAGACGCAGCCTGACCCGGCCATATAA